The proteins below come from a single Pedobacter aquae genomic window:
- a CDS encoding KpsF/GutQ family sugar-phosphate isomerase translates to MKSPQEILDIAKRTLVTESQAILNLSYKLNHDFYHLVEAILNLKGRVIMTGVGKSAIIAQKIVATFNSTGTPAIFMHAADAIHGDLGIIQKDDLVICLSKSGNTAEIKVLIPLLKQADNKLACIVGDMQSYLAQQSDYKLDVTVETEACPHNLAPTTSTTAQLAMGDALAVALLECRAFSSADFAKYHPGGSLGKRLYLKVQDLSVLNEKPEVHPDASIREVILEITKKRLGVVAVTLENELKGVITDGDLRRMMEKFTYFDELSAKDIMHAQPKTIASDELAVNALKLMKQHNITQLIVTKDHNYNGVIHLHDLLKEGII, encoded by the coding sequence TTGAAATCACCTCAAGAAATTCTTGATATAGCCAAAAGAACCTTAGTGACTGAATCACAGGCGATTCTAAATTTATCTTATAAATTAAATCATGATTTTTATCATCTTGTTGAGGCGATATTAAATCTTAAAGGAAGGGTTATTATGACTGGCGTTGGTAAAAGTGCTATCATCGCACAAAAAATTGTGGCCACGTTTAACTCTACCGGAACGCCCGCTATATTTATGCATGCTGCCGATGCTATTCATGGTGATTTAGGCATCATACAAAAAGATGATTTGGTGATATGCTTATCAAAAAGTGGTAATACAGCAGAGATTAAAGTTTTAATTCCGCTATTGAAACAAGCAGACAATAAACTAGCCTGTATTGTAGGCGATATGCAATCTTATTTAGCGCAACAATCTGATTATAAATTAGATGTTACTGTAGAAACAGAGGCTTGTCCGCATAATTTAGCCCCTACTACCAGCACCACCGCCCAGTTAGCTATGGGCGATGCTTTGGCAGTAGCTTTATTAGAATGCAGAGCTTTTAGCAGTGCAGATTTTGCGAAATATCATCCCGGCGGTTCGTTAGGAAAACGCTTATACCTAAAAGTACAAGATTTATCGGTTTTAAATGAAAAACCAGAAGTTCATCCTGATGCAAGTATTAGAGAAGTTATTTTAGAAATCACGAAAAAAAGACTTGGTGTGGTTGCTGTAACATTAGAAAATGAATTAAAAGGTGTAATTACTGATGGAGATTTACGAAGAATGATGGAAAAATTTACTTACTTTGATGAATTATCTGCCAAAGACATCATGCATGCTCAACCAAAAACCATAGCAAGTGATGAATTAGCGGTTAATGCATTAAAATTGATGAAACAGCATAATATTACACAGCTTATTGTGACTAAAGACCATAACTATAATGGTGTGATACATTTGCATGATTTACTTAAAGAGGGAATTATATAA
- a CDS encoding electron transfer flavoprotein subunit beta/FixA family protein — protein MKILVCISNVPDTTTKITFSDNDTQFNQNGVQFILNPYDEIALARAIELTDNGAGTVTVIHVGDASAEPTIRKALAIGAHDAVRVNAVPTDAFFVATQIAAYAKDQNFDLILAGRESIDYNGAKVPAMLAEILDIPSVSIIKKLNIEGNMGVVEREIEGGKEVLAIPFPFVAGTAEGVAEWKIPNMRGIMSARTKPLQVLEPIEVQTSSKIVKFETPAPRGQVTLIDAAEPQKLVDLLHAEAKVI, from the coding sequence ATGAAAATACTAGTTTGTATAAGTAATGTACCCGATACCACTACAAAAATAACTTTTAGTGATAACGATACACAGTTTAACCAAAACGGGGTTCAATTTATTCTTAATCCTTATGATGAAATTGCTTTGGCCAGAGCTATAGAATTAACAGATAACGGAGCTGGAACGGTAACCGTTATACATGTTGGTGATGCTTCTGCCGAGCCTACCATAAGAAAGGCCTTGGCTATTGGCGCACATGATGCGGTAAGGGTAAACGCCGTACCTACTGATGCTTTTTTTGTAGCCACACAAATAGCTGCTTACGCTAAAGACCAAAATTTTGATTTAATCTTGGCGGGAAGAGAATCTATAGATTATAATGGTGCTAAAGTGCCGGCTATGTTGGCAGAAATTTTAGATATCCCATCTGTTTCTATCATCAAAAAGTTAAATATTGAAGGTAATATGGGCGTGGTAGAAAGAGAAATAGAAGGCGGTAAAGAAGTATTAGCTATCCCCTTCCCTTTCGTAGCTGGTACAGCCGAAGGTGTTGCCGAATGGAAAATTCCTAATATGAGAGGTATTATGTCTGCAAGAACAAAGCCTTTACAAGTTTTAGAGCCTATTGAAGTGCAAACTTCTTCTAAAATCGTGAAATTTGAGACACCTGCACCTCGCGGACAAGTTACCCTGATTGATGCTGCAGAGCCGCAGAAATTGGTAGACTTACTACACGCAGAAGCCAAAGTTATTTAA
- the rlmB gene encoding 23S rRNA (guanosine(2251)-2'-O)-methyltransferase RlmB: MDRNFQRQPKESNQMIFGIRAVIEAIKSGKDIESLFLQRGIAGGLMSELKTILREYDIPSQQVPVEKLNRITAKNHQGAIAFISPITYQKIEDIIPTIFENGEVPLILILDGITDVRNFGAIVRTAECSGVHAIVVPKKGSAQINPDAVKTSAGALYKVPICRHDNLLSIARFLKDSGLQVVSCTEKTDDFIYKPDYTAPTAVIMGAEDEGISFDLIRNSDYLTKIPMMGEIESLNVSVSAGIILYEVVRQRVGASASQ, encoded by the coding sequence ATGGATAGAAATTTTCAAAGACAGCCAAAAGAATCTAATCAGATGATTTTTGGTATAAGAGCAGTTATTGAAGCTATAAAATCTGGTAAAGACATAGAGTCTTTATTTTTACAAAGAGGTATAGCTGGCGGCTTAATGTCTGAATTGAAAACCATATTAAGAGAATATGATATTCCTTCGCAGCAAGTACCTGTAGAGAAATTAAACCGAATTACGGCTAAAAATCACCAAGGTGCTATCGCTTTTATATCGCCTATAACTTATCAAAAAATTGAAGATATCATTCCTACTATTTTTGAGAATGGCGAAGTTCCTTTGATTCTTATTTTAGATGGGATAACTGATGTTAGGAATTTTGGGGCTATTGTACGTACCGCAGAATGTTCTGGTGTACATGCCATTGTTGTCCCTAAAAAAGGCTCAGCTCAAATTAATCCAGATGCGGTTAAAACATCGGCAGGAGCATTGTATAAAGTGCCGATTTGCCGACATGATAATTTGCTGAGCATTGCCAGATTTTTAAAAGACTCTGGCTTACAAGTGGTGTCTTGCACAGAAAAAACAGATGATTTCATTTATAAACCCGATTATACAGCACCTACAGCTGTAATTATGGGAGCAGAAGATGAAGGTATCTCATTCGATTTAATCAGAAACTCTGATTACCTAACCAAAATTCCCATGATGGGAGAGATAGAAAGTTTAAATGTTTCTGTATCTGCCGGCATTATTTTGTATGAAGTGGTAAGGCAAAGGGTAGGAGCTTCTGCTTCTCAATAA
- a CDS encoding chromate transporter — MLTSFGGPQAHIAILLKDFVFKRAYLTEEELLELYSLSQILPGPASTQTLIGIAYKVGGYFLAILTFFIWALPSAGIMCFLAISYKSLALSQVFVNINHYIQPIALGIVAFAAYSFGKKIIKSKVTLTLTIGAVICSLILKNAYAFPIMILIGGIITSATETKKEENELRVRLFSNINIKKVIYFIGVLLFFGLLGATINRTSPFSLPVRLFENFYRNGILIFGGGNVLVPLMYTEFVEMKHYLTSNEFLSGFAIQQGLPGPTFSFTSFLGAMTLANNGYGISGQMMGLLLLF; from the coding sequence ATGCTTACCTCTTTTGGGGGGCCACAAGCACATATCGCTATTCTTTTGAAAGATTTTGTGTTTAAAAGGGCATACCTCACAGAAGAAGAATTGTTAGAGTTGTATTCTCTTTCTCAGATTTTACCTGGGCCTGCATCCACACAAACCCTTATTGGGATAGCTTATAAAGTAGGTGGTTATTTTTTGGCTATCCTTACATTTTTCATTTGGGCTTTACCTTCTGCTGGCATCATGTGTTTTTTGGCTATCAGCTACAAAAGTTTAGCATTAAGCCAGGTATTTGTTAATATAAACCATTATATACAGCCCATAGCATTGGGGATTGTTGCTTTTGCGGCTTATTCCTTTGGTAAAAAAATCATCAAATCTAAAGTTACCCTTACTTTAACTATAGGTGCTGTTATTTGTTCGCTCATTCTTAAAAATGCTTATGCTTTCCCCATCATGATTTTGATAGGAGGGATCATTACATCAGCCACAGAAACAAAAAAGGAAGAAAACGAATTGAGGGTGAGGCTTTTTTCTAACATCAATATTAAAAAAGTCATTTACTTTATTGGGGTATTACTTTTCTTTGGTTTATTAGGCGCAACCATCAACAGAACATCGCCTTTTAGCTTACCTGTAAGGTTGTTTGAAAACTTTTACAGAAACGGAATACTGATTTTTGGAGGCGGAAATGTATTGGTGCCTTTAATGTATACCGAGTTTGTGGAGATGAAACATTATTTAACCAGTAACGAGTTTCTAAGTGGTTTTGCTATTCAGCAAGGTTTACCCGGACCTACTTTTTCTTTTACTTCTTTTCTTGGTGCCATGACTTTAGCTAACAATGGTTATGGCATTAGTGGGCAAATGATGGGGCTTTTATTGCTGTTTTAG
- the dnaB gene encoding replicative DNA helicase — protein MSLEAESNKSPLSKDKRNRLSSMVSGLGKLPPQALDLEEAVLGALMLEKDALSAVIDILKPNVFYKDAHQKIFEAIQTLFTQSSPVDILTVTAQLRKQGDIEMVGGAYYITELTNRVASAANIEYHARIISQKFIQRELIRISTDIINQSYEDTSDVFELLDYAEKNLFDIAQNNLRRDSRKMDDIVKESLKMLESLKDKDDSLTGVPSGFTALDRMTNGWQKSDLVIIAARPAMGKTAFVLSCARNAAVQFNKPVVVFSLEMSSVQLTNRLIAGEAEIEQEKIRKGNLLDWEWHQLTSKIGNLSEAPLIIDDTPALNVFEFRAKCRRLKSQYDIQMIIIDYLQLMQGKADGKGGGNREQEISSISRALKQVAKELNVPVIALSQLSRAVENRPGGSKRPMLSDLRESGAIEQDADMVLFLYRPEYYGLEQDENGNSTAGVGEVIIAKHRNGETGTVQLRFIGKYVKFTDLDDGFGSMGSKDTQVDPFSGISPSTQFESITLKPKNWDNDEDPPF, from the coding sequence ATGAGTTTAGAAGCCGAATCCAATAAGTCTCCCCTATCGAAAGATAAAAGAAACAGATTAAGTTCTATGGTTTCTGGTTTAGGTAAATTACCGCCACAAGCTTTAGACCTTGAAGAAGCTGTTTTAGGAGCTTTGATGTTAGAGAAAGATGCCCTATCTGCTGTTATCGATATTTTAAAGCCTAATGTTTTTTATAAAGATGCGCATCAGAAAATATTTGAAGCTATACAAACATTATTTACGCAATCATCTCCGGTAGATATTTTAACCGTTACCGCCCAATTAAGAAAACAAGGCGATATTGAGATGGTGGGTGGTGCTTACTATATCACAGAACTTACTAACCGTGTTGCTTCTGCAGCTAATATTGAGTATCACGCTCGTATCATCTCCCAGAAATTTATTCAAAGAGAGTTGATTAGAATTTCTACAGATATTATTAACCAGTCTTATGAAGATACCAGCGACGTTTTTGAACTCTTAGATTATGCAGAGAAAAACCTTTTTGATATTGCCCAAAATAACTTGAGAAGAGATTCTCGTAAAATGGATGATATCGTTAAAGAATCTCTAAAAATGTTAGAGTCTTTAAAAGATAAAGACGATTCTTTAACAGGTGTTCCTTCTGGCTTTACGGCTTTAGATAGGATGACCAATGGCTGGCAAAAATCTGATTTAGTGATTATAGCTGCTCGTCCAGCGATGGGTAAAACAGCTTTCGTTTTAAGCTGCGCTAGAAATGCTGCTGTACAATTTAACAAACCGGTAGTTGTTTTCTCTCTAGAGATGTCTTCTGTTCAATTAACCAATCGTTTAATTGCTGGTGAGGCAGAAATAGAGCAAGAAAAAATCAGAAAGGGAAATTTATTAGATTGGGAGTGGCATCAGTTAACTTCTAAAATTGGTAATTTAAGTGAAGCACCACTAATTATTGATGATACCCCAGCACTTAACGTTTTTGAGTTTAGAGCTAAATGTAGACGACTAAAATCTCAATACGATATTCAGATGATTATCATCGATTACTTGCAGTTGATGCAAGGTAAGGCTGATGGTAAAGGTGGCGGTAACCGTGAGCAAGAGATTTCAAGTATTTCAAGAGCTTTAAAGCAAGTTGCTAAAGAGCTTAACGTACCTGTTATTGCACTTTCACAATTAAGTAGAGCGGTAGAAAATCGTCCGGGTGGTTCTAAAAGACCTATGCTATCAGATTTGCGTGAATCTGGTGCTATTGAACAGGATGCGGATATGGTATTATTCTTATACCGACCAGAATATTACGGTTTAGAACAAGATGAAAATGGTAATTCTACTGCCGGCGTTGGTGAGGTAATCATCGCTAAACATAGAAATGGTGAAACAGGTACTGTTCAACTAAGATTTATTGGTAAATATGTGAAATTTACTGATTTAGATGACGGATTTGGATCCATGGGCAGTAAAGATACCCAAGTAGATCCTTTCTCAGGAATAAGTCCTTCTACACAGTTTGAGAGCATCACCCTAAAACCTAAGAATTGGGATAATGATGAAGACCCGCCTTTTTAA
- a CDS encoding bifunctional nuclease family protein, with protein sequence MKKLKLDIIGLSYSQTQSGAYALVLGEVNGRRRLPIIIGGFEAQAIAIEIEKMTPSRPLTHDLFKSFADAYHINIQEVIIYNLVEGIFYAKLICNDGKKTLEIDARTSDAIALAVRFECPIYTYEFILASAGIVIEGNDFLFLDNIEPVAEDGPLTTSTTNSPSGKDKFTGYSTEELQTKLQEALAEEAYEKAAKIRDELNKRKSS encoded by the coding sequence ATGAAGAAATTAAAATTAGATATCATAGGATTATCATACAGCCAAACTCAATCCGGGGCTTATGCCCTGGTATTGGGCGAGGTTAATGGAAGAAGAAGGCTACCCATTATTATCGGCGGATTTGAAGCTCAGGCTATTGCCATTGAAATTGAAAAAATGACCCCTAGCCGTCCGCTAACGCATGATTTATTCAAATCTTTTGCGGATGCTTATCATATCAATATCCAAGAAGTTATCATTTATAACCTGGTTGAAGGCATTTTCTACGCTAAGCTCATTTGTAATGATGGCAAGAAAACTTTAGAAATTGATGCCAGAACATCAGACGCTATTGCTTTAGCGGTAAGGTTTGAATGCCCCATTTATACTTACGAGTTTATACTAGCATCAGCAGGAATAGTGATTGAGGGTAATGATTTCTTGTTTTTAGACAATATAGAACCCGTTGCAGAAGATGGCCCTTTAACCACTTCAACAACAAATTCCCCTAGTGGAAAAGATAAATTTACCGGCTATTCTACAGAAGAATTACAAACTAAACTTCAGGAAGCTTTGGCAGAAGAAGCCTATGAAAAAGCCGCTAAAATTAGAGATGAACTTAATAAAAGAAAATCATCATAA
- a CDS encoding chromate transporter translates to MVPFWDDLKKITRIKKSLSGINAVGVGFMVAAFILLMIPIGTSYTSLLIVLATFLLLQFTKIKTPYLILAGVLLGCIPLFFP, encoded by the coding sequence ATAGTTCCCTTTTGGGATGATTTGAAAAAGATTACCCGTATCAAAAAATCATTATCAGGAATTAATGCAGTTGGTGTTGGTTTTATGGTAGCTGCTTTTATCCTTTTAATGATTCCTATAGGTACAAGCTATACTTCATTATTAATTGTTTTAGCAACCTTTTTATTGCTACAGTTTACCAAAATAAAAACCCCATACTTGATATTAGCTGGGGTTCTATTGGGTTGTATTCCTTTATTTTTTCCTTAA
- a CDS encoding tetratricopeptide repeat protein encodes MPINRLERLLEFFNNEPNDPFLKYALATEYVRLNNEDLALKFYLDLVKNHEDYVGTYYHLGKLYEGLNQKEEALKTYEKGIQVARKIKDQHALNELLGVYNNLQDELFD; translated from the coding sequence ATGCCAATAAATAGATTAGAACGATTATTAGAATTCTTTAACAATGAGCCCAATGACCCCTTTCTAAAATACGCATTGGCTACAGAATATGTTCGGTTAAATAACGAAGATTTAGCTTTAAAGTTTTACCTTGATTTGGTAAAAAACCACGAAGATTATGTAGGGACTTATTATCATTTAGGTAAACTTTATGAAGGTTTAAATCAAAAAGAAGAAGCTCTTAAAACTTACGAGAAGGGTATCCAAGTAGCTAGAAAGATAAAAGATCAACACGCTTTAAACGAACTTTTAGGGGTATATAATAATTTACAGGACGAATTATTTGATTGA
- a CDS encoding mannose-1-phosphate guanylyltransferase — MSKNFALIMAGGIGSRFWPVSRTTYPKQFLDILGTGKSLIQNTYDRFLKILPKENIFILTNESYFDLVKEHLPDLQDHQIICEPIMRNTAPCIAYGTAKIKLIDADANIIVAPSDHLILDTENFVEIINKALDAASKHDCLITLGIKPSRPDTGYGYIQYSDKTLLDNLHKVKTFTEKPSLEIAETFLASGDFLWNAGIFVWSAKAIAKSFNQFLPDIAEIFSEGEKHYNTPREKEYIQAGFQKCVNISIDYGVMEKAENVYVMPADFGWSDLGTWASVYDLSEKDYVGNAVINSEKVMMYDSSNCMVNVPSDKLVILEGLHDYIVVESNNTLLICPRNNEQHVKQVVADVKHKFGSKFI; from the coding sequence ATGAGCAAGAATTTTGCACTTATCATGGCTGGCGGTATTGGCAGTCGTTTTTGGCCAGTTAGCAGAACCACTTATCCTAAACAATTTTTAGATATTTTAGGAACCGGCAAAAGTTTAATACAAAATACCTACGATAGATTTTTAAAGATATTACCCAAAGAAAATATCTTTATTTTAACCAATGAAAGTTATTTTGATTTGGTTAAAGAACACCTTCCCGATTTACAAGACCATCAAATTATTTGCGAGCCTATTATGCGTAATACAGCACCTTGTATTGCTTATGGTACGGCTAAAATAAAGCTCATTGATGCTGATGCTAATATTATTGTAGCACCGTCTGATCATTTAATTTTAGATACAGAAAACTTTGTTGAAATCATCAATAAAGCTTTAGATGCTGCCAGCAAACACGATTGTTTAATTACCCTAGGTATTAAACCATCTAGACCAGATACGGGTTATGGCTATATCCAATATTCAGATAAAACTTTGCTTGATAACCTACATAAGGTTAAAACTTTTACAGAAAAACCTAGTCTTGAAATTGCAGAAACTTTCTTAGCTAGTGGCGATTTCTTATGGAATGCCGGCATATTTGTATGGTCTGCCAAAGCTATTGCTAAATCTTTCAATCAGTTTTTACCAGATATTGCTGAGATATTTAGTGAAGGCGAAAAGCATTACAATACCCCAAGAGAAAAAGAATATATACAAGCTGGTTTCCAGAAGTGTGTTAATATCTCTATAGATTATGGTGTAATGGAGAAAGCAGAAAACGTATATGTTATGCCAGCAGATTTTGGCTGGTCTGATTTAGGTACATGGGCTTCTGTTTACGACCTTTCTGAGAAAGATTATGTAGGTAATGCTGTCATCAATTCAGAAAAAGTCATGATGTACGATTCTTCTAACTGCATGGTAAATGTACCCTCTGATAAACTGGTGATTTTAGAAGGTTTACATGATTATATCGTGGTAGAATCTAACAATACCCTATTAATTTGCCCAAGAAATAACGAGCAACATGTGAAACAAGTAGTTGCAGATGTTAAGCACAAGTTTGGAAGCAAGTTTATTTAG
- a CDS encoding electron transfer flavoprotein subunit alpha/FixB family protein: MSVLVYVENAEGKFKKSIFEAVSYAKAIADQLNTSLTAVSIGNVAQDELQKLGNYGAAKILNVNQDALKSFINQAYASVIAEAAEKIAASVVVLSNSFSGKGLAPRIAVKLNAGLVDGAISLPELNDGKFIVKKTAFSNKAFAYVELHADKKVISLTPNSYKIVEAGGQAAIEDFAATVKPTDLTALIKDIVRATDKVSLPDAELVVSAGRGLKGPENWAMVEELANLLGAATACSKPVSDADWRPHSEHVGQTGIAISPNLYIAIGISGAIQHLAGVSSSKVIVVINKDPEAPFFKVADYGIVGDAFEIVPKLIEELKSFKANN; the protein is encoded by the coding sequence ATGTCAGTTCTAGTATATGTAGAAAATGCAGAAGGCAAATTCAAAAAATCAATTTTTGAAGCCGTATCTTATGCAAAAGCAATTGCAGACCAATTAAACACCAGCTTAACAGCTGTTTCTATAGGTAATGTTGCCCAAGACGAATTACAAAAATTGGGTAATTATGGTGCTGCAAAAATTTTAAATGTAAATCAGGATGCGTTAAAGAGTTTTATCAACCAAGCTTATGCTTCTGTTATTGCTGAGGCAGCAGAAAAAATAGCTGCTTCTGTAGTAGTTTTATCTAATTCTTTCTCCGGAAAAGGTTTAGCCCCTCGTATAGCTGTAAAATTAAACGCTGGTTTGGTAGATGGTGCTATATCTTTACCAGAGCTAAATGATGGGAAATTTATTGTTAAAAAAACAGCTTTCTCAAATAAAGCTTTCGCCTATGTAGAGCTTCATGCCGATAAAAAAGTTATTTCATTAACTCCAAACTCCTATAAAATTGTAGAAGCAGGAGGACAGGCTGCTATAGAAGACTTTGCAGCTACAGTTAAACCAACAGACTTAACTGCTTTAATTAAAGATATTGTGAGGGCAACAGATAAAGTTTCTTTACCTGATGCCGAGTTGGTAGTTTCTGCTGGTAGAGGATTAAAAGGTCCGGAGAACTGGGCTATGGTTGAAGAATTGGCTAATCTTTTAGGTGCTGCTACAGCTTGTTCTAAACCTGTTTCTGATGCTGATTGGAGGCCACATTCTGAACACGTTGGACAAACAGGAATAGCCATTAGTCCTAATTTGTATATAGCTATTGGCATTTCTGGAGCTATACAACATTTGGCAGGTGTTTCATCATCAAAAGTTATTGTGGTGATTAATAAAGACCCTGAGGCACCATTTTTTAAAGTTGCAGATTATGGCATAGTTGGTGATGCTTTTGAAATTGTACCAAAATTAATTGAAGAGCTTAAATCTTTCAAAGCAAATAACTAG
- the recQ gene encoding DNA helicase RecQ, with protein MQIKKSLIDNLQTFFGFDNFKGDQEAIITSILEKKDTFVIMPTGGGKSICYQLPALMSEGTAIVISPLIALMKNQVDQLRAFGGYDSIAHFLNSSLTKTEITKVKEDVTAGQTKLLYVAPESLTKQENIDFLKSITVSFVAVDEAHCISEWGHDFRPEYRKIRQVINNIRENIPVIALTATATPKVQHDIQKNLQMTKANIFKSSFNRPNLYYEVKPKSDVLKEIIRYVKSNLGKSGIVYCLSRKKVEEVANALEINGVKSLPYHAGLDPKVRADTQDKFLMEDVDVIVATIAFGMGIDKPDVRYVIHHDIPKSMEGYYQETGRAGRDGGEGHCLAFYSDKDVEKLAKFMKDKPVSEREIGTQILKEVIDYSESAVCRRKQILHYFGENFNEAGCNNMCDNCRAQKQSFNAEEHLSKVLNMVQEFGEKFDDHYVINVLMGQETAQIQSYKHHQSSYFASGKAEGLFLWKSVLRQAVLNNFLAKDVDNFGLLRLTKNGQSYLTSPYALRFVMNRPMDIPEKDDDSAVQHGSGALDTQLLQMLKDLRKKIAKQKNLPPFVIFQDPSLEEMCTHYPINMDELKHISGVGNGKASKFGTPFIELINKYVEDNDIDRPIDFVVKTTANKSALKVSIIQNIDRQISLEDIAASKGITYEEILKEVESIVSSGTKLNLNYFIDEVIDEDRQDEVFDYFKTAEVDSIDKALEDLGSDDYNREEIQLMRIKFMSELGN; from the coding sequence ATGCAGATTAAAAAATCATTAATTGATAATTTACAAACGTTTTTTGGCTTTGATAATTTCAAAGGAGACCAGGAAGCTATTATAACCAGTATCTTAGAAAAGAAGGATACCTTTGTTATTATGCCAACTGGAGGCGGTAAATCTATCTGTTACCAGTTACCAGCGCTTATGAGCGAAGGTACAGCAATTGTTATCTCTCCGTTAATTGCCTTGATGAAAAATCAGGTTGACCAATTAAGGGCTTTTGGAGGTTATGATAGTATTGCGCACTTTTTAAATTCATCTTTAACCAAAACAGAAATCACAAAAGTTAAAGAAGATGTAACTGCTGGGCAAACCAAGCTCTTATATGTTGCGCCAGAATCTTTAACAAAACAAGAAAATATAGACTTCTTAAAATCTATAACGGTTTCTTTTGTGGCTGTAGATGAAGCCCATTGTATATCAGAATGGGGACATGATTTTAGACCTGAGTACAGAAAAATCCGTCAGGTAATCAATAATATTAGAGAAAATATACCTGTTATTGCTTTAACGGCAACAGCAACACCAAAGGTACAGCATGATATTCAGAAGAATTTGCAGATGACTAAAGCAAATATCTTCAAATCATCTTTTAACCGCCCTAATCTTTATTACGAGGTAAAACCTAAATCTGATGTTTTAAAAGAAATCATCAGGTATGTAAAAAGCAATCTTGGAAAATCTGGTATTGTTTACTGTTTAAGCCGTAAAAAGGTTGAAGAGGTAGCTAATGCTTTAGAGATAAATGGTGTTAAATCTTTACCCTATCATGCTGGTTTAGACCCTAAAGTAAGAGCCGATACACAAGATAAATTCTTGATGGAAGATGTGGATGTAATAGTGGCTACCATTGCCTTTGGTATGGGTATAGATAAACCTGATGTACGATATGTGATACACCATGATATTCCTAAAAGTATGGAAGGCTATTACCAAGAAACGGGTAGGGCAGGTAGAGATGGAGGAGAAGGGCATTGTTTAGCTTTCTATTCTGATAAAGACGTAGAAAAGCTAGCTAAGTTTATGAAAGATAAGCCTGTTTCTGAAAGAGAAATAGGTACGCAAATATTAAAAGAAGTTATAGATTACTCTGAATCTGCCGTTTGTAGAAGAAAACAAATTCTGCATTATTTTGGAGAAAACTTTAACGAGGCAGGTTGTAACAATATGTGTGATAACTGCCGGGCACAAAAACAATCTTTTAATGCTGAAGAGCATTTAAGTAAAGTGCTAAATATGGTGCAAGAATTTGGCGAAAAGTTTGACGACCATTATGTCATTAACGTATTGATGGGACAAGAAACCGCACAAATTCAGTCTTATAAGCATCACCAATCCTCATATTTTGCTTCTGGCAAAGCAGAAGGCTTATTTTTATGGAAATCTGTTCTTAGACAAGCTGTTTTAAATAATTTCTTAGCTAAAGATGTAGATAATTTTGGTTTGTTAAGGTTAACCAAAAACGGTCAGTCTTACCTTACTAGTCCTTACGCTTTAAGGTTTGTGATGAACAGACCTATGGATATCCCTGAAAAGGATGATGATTCAGCTGTGCAACATGGTAGCGGCGCTTTAGATACGCAGCTCTTGCAGATGTTAAAAGACTTAAGGAAGAAAATCGCTAAGCAAAAAAATCTGCCTCCTTTTGTTATCTTCCAAGATCCATCTTTAGAAGAAATGTGTACGCATTATCCTATCAATATGGATGAGCTGAAACATATCTCTGGCGTTGGTAATGGTAAAGCTTCTAAATTTGGAACTCCTTTTATAGAACTGATCAATAAATATGTTGAAGATAATGATATTGATAGGCCAATAGATTTTGTTGTTAAAACAACAGCTAATAAATCTGCTTTAAAGGTTTCTATCATCCAAAATATTGACAGACAAATTTCTTTAGAAGATATAGCGGCGTCTAAAGGCATTACTTATGAAGAAATACTGAAAGAAGTAGAATCTATTGTAAGTTCTGGTACCAAGTTAAACTTGAACTATTTTATTGATGAGGTTATTGATGAAGATAGACAAGACGAAGTATTTGATTACTTTAAAACCGCAGAAGTAGACTCTATTGATAAAGCTTTAGAAGATTTAGGTTCTGATGATTATAACCGCGAAGAAATACAATTAATGAGAATCAAGTTTATGTCTGAGTTAGGAAACTAA